One region of Salvelinus sp. IW2-2015 linkage group LG1, ASM291031v2, whole genome shotgun sequence genomic DNA includes:
- the LOC111965516 gene encoding tubulin alpha chain — MRECISIHVGQAGVQIGNACWELYCLEHGIQPDGQMPSDKTIGGGDDSFNTFFSETGAGKHVPRAVFVDLEPTVIDEVRTGTYRQLFHPEQLITGKEDAANNYARGHYTIGKEIIDLVLDRTRKLADQCTGLQGFLVFHSFGGGTGSGFTSLLMERLSVDYGKKSKLEFSIYPAPQVSTAVVEPYNAILTTHTTLEHSDCAFMVDNEAIYDICRRNLDIERPTYTNLNRLISQIVSSITASLRFDGALNVDLTEFQTNLVPYPRIHFPLATYAPVISAERAYHEQLSVSEITNACFEPCNQMVKCDPRHGKYMACCLLYRGDVVPKDVNAAIATIKTKRSIQFVDWCPTGFKVGINYQPPTVVPGGDLAKVQRAVCMLSNTTAVAEAWARLDHKFDLMYAKRAFVHWYVGEGMEEGEFSEAREDMAALEKDYEEVGVDSIEGEGEEEGEEY; from the exons ATG CGTGAGTGTATCTCCATCCATGTGGGCCAGGCTGGTGTCCAGATTGGCAATGCCTGCTGGGAGCTCTATTGTCTGGAGCATGGGATCCAGCCAGATGGTCAGATGCCCAGTGACAAGACCATCGGAGGAGGAGACGACTCCTTCAACACCTTCTTCAGTGAGACTGGAGCTGGCAAGCACGTCCCCAGGGCTGTGTTTGTGGATCTGGAGCCCACTGTCATTG ATGAGGTGCGAACTGGAACTTACCGCCAGCTCTTCCATCCTGAGCAGCTGATCACTGGGAAGGAGGATGCAGCCAACAACTACGCCCGTGGGCATTACACCATCGGCAAAGAGATCATAGACTTGGTTTTGGACAGGACTCGCAAACTG gctgACCAGTGCACTGGCCTCCAGGGCTTCCTGGTCTTCCACAGCTTTGGAGGTGGCACCGGTTCTGGTTTCACCTCCCTGTTGATGGAACGCCTGTCTGTTGACTATGGCAAGAAGTCCAAGCTTGAGTTCTCCATCTACCCAGCTCCCCAGGTGTCCACAGCTGTTGTTGAGCCCTACAACGCCATCCTGACCACCCACACCACCCTGGAGCATTCAGACTGTGCTTTCATGGTAGACAATGAGGCTATCTATGACATCTGCCGTAGGAACCTCGATATCGAGCGTCCCACCTACACTAATCTTAACAGGTTGATCAGCCAGATTGTGTCCTCCATCACTGCTTCCCTCCGATTCGATGGTGCCCTCAATGTtgatctgacagagttccagaccaACTTGGTGCCCTATCCCCGTATCCACTTCCCCCTGGCCACCTATGCCCCAGTGATCTCAGCAGAGAGGGCTTACCATGAGCAGCTCTCTGTGTCTGAGATCACCAACGCTTGCTTTGAGCCATGTAATCAGATGGTGAAATGTGACCCACGTCACGGCAAGTACATGGCCTGCTGTCTGCTGTACCGTGGTGACGTTGTGCCCAAAGATGTTAACGCTGCCATTGCCACCATCAAAACAAAACGCTCCATCCAGTTTGTAGACTGGTGCCCAACTGGTTTCAAGGTTGGTATCAAYTACCAGCCCCCAACTGTGGTACCTGGTGGAGATCTGGCCAAGGTCCAGAGGGCAGTGTGCATGCTTAGCAACACCACTGCAGTGGCTGAGGCTTGGGCCCGCCTTGACCACAAGTTTGACCTGATGTATGCCAAGCGTGCTTTCGTGCACTGGTACGTAGGTGAGGgtatggaggagggagagttcTCTGAGGCCAGGGAAGACATGGCTGCCCTGGAGAAAGATTATGAGGAGGTGGGTGTCGACTccattgagggagagggagaggaggagggagaggagtattAA